In Planctomycetota bacterium, the sequence GCAGGAGCGCCTGCGCGTGACGGTGCCGGGCGACTGGCGCCTGCCCGATCTGCTGCCGCACAAGGACTGGCTGCGGGTGCTGGTCTTCGCGCCCGCGAGCGGGCTCTCGACCGAGGCGTTCCTCGACGAGTTCGACCGCGTGCCCGACAACTACCGCCTGGTGATCGTCACGCGCACGCCCCGCGCGGGGGTCGATCCCGAGACGTGGGGTGCCGCGTGGAAGCGCGACTGGGTGTTCGACTTCTACGAGTTCGACCGCGGGGGCGGGTTCGTTCGTGAGCGGCTGAACTACCCGAAGCGCGGCGGGATCCGCGAGCCTCGTCCCGGCGAGCTGCGCGAGAACACGTGGCAGTTCCAGGCGGCGTTGCAGCTCATGCCGCAGGCGGGGGGCGTCGGCCCGACGCGCAACTTCTTCGGCGATGCGCTGTCGGCCGCGGGGTGGCTGCTGCCCGGGGCGGCGTTCGCGGGGGCGATCTTCACGTTCTCGACGGCGTTCGTGTTCGCGCCCCGACGACGCGCGTGAAGGGAGCGAGACCGGCGAGGCGCGAAAAGCGAGACAGGGCAAGAGCGAGCGTCTAGCGGAAGACGGAGTCCACGCCGCCCCGGATGAGGAAATCGAGGTCGTTCAGCAGCTTCACGAGCACGAGGCTCATGACGATGATGGTGATGAAGCTGGTGACGAAGGAATCGGTGGTGGCCTCGCCGACGCCCTCGGCGCCGGGCTTGCACGAGAAGCCCTTCCAGCAGGCGACGAGCCCGATGCCCGCGCCGTAAAAGAGGCTCTTGACGAGCCCGCTGAGCACGTCGAACCAGTGCACGAACTGCTCGGAGTAGCGCCAGTACAGGAGCTGGTCGGAGTCATAGAAGCGCGTGAGGATGAGGTAGCCCCCGAGCACGCCGCAGAGGTTCGAGAGCACGGTCAGCGCGGGGATGACGAGCACGCAGGCGAGCAGGCGCGGCACGACGAGCACGCGGACGGGGTCGCTGCCCATGGCGCGCATGGCGTCGAGCTGCTCGGTGACGCGCATGGTGCCGAGTTCGGCGGTGAGCGAGCAGCCGACGCGTCCGGCGAGCATGACGGCGGCGAGCACCGGGCCGATCTGCTTGACGAGCGAGAGGTTGATGACCCCGCCCAGGCGCGATTCCTGTCCGATGGTCTGGAACTGGCGGTAGCCCTCGAAGGCGAGGATCATCCCGATGAACGCGCCGGTGATGGCGAGCACCGGGAGCGAGGTGGTGCCGACGAGGTACAACTGGCGGGGCAGTCGGTCGCGCCGGCCCCACGAGCGCGCGTCGAAGATGCCCAGGAACGTCCCCGCCGCGAAGCGCGTGAACCGCCCGAACCCGATCACACGGTCGACCAGGTCGTGCCCGAGCGCCACCAGCAGCGTGAGCGGCGTGACGAGCCCGGACAGCATCGCGGACCACAGCCCCGCGGGCGGCGAGGTCGCGTCGGAAGGCGGGGCGGGCGTGGGGGGCGTGCTCATCGGA encodes:
- a CDS encoding ABC transporter permease; translation: MSTPPTPAPPSDATSPPAGLWSAMLSGLVTPLTLLVALGHDLVDRVIGFGRFTRFAAGTFLGIFDARSWGRRDRLPRQLYLVGTTSLPVLAITGAFIGMILAFEGYRQFQTIGQESRLGGVINLSLVKQIGPVLAAVMLAGRVGCSLTAELGTMRVTEQLDAMRAMGSDPVRVLVVPRLLACVLVIPALTVLSNLCGVLGGYLILTRFYDSDQLLYWRYSEQFVHWFDVLSGLVKSLFYGAGIGLVACWKGFSCKPGAEGVGEATTDSFVTSFITIIVMSLVLVKLLNDLDFLIRGGVDSVFR